The following coding sequences are from one Nicotiana tomentosiformis chromosome 3, ASM39032v3, whole genome shotgun sequence window:
- the LOC104099238 gene encoding pectinesterase inhibitor 4-like: MERCSSNSRKLIKTLFPILVLFTISHTQANSNSNYTNFIESKCTLISTFPPICIKTLVPYASSIQTNTIKLCDTALDIAIDSAKNASDMVSELGKKKGITKYEAAAIKDCITDLKDAVYELKETLGAMNHLNDPDKEFQWDNAKTYASAVISDANSCLDGLSDRKVNPVVKTKISGTISYVTKLASNALAFINHLY; the protein is encoded by the coding sequence ATGGAGCGTTGTAGTTCTAATTCCAGAAAATTGATCAAGACCCTCTTTCCAATTCTTGTTCTATTCACAATCTCCCACACACAAGCCAACTCCAATTCAAACTACACCAACTTCATTGAATCCAAATGCACCTTAATCTCAACATTCCCTCCCATTTGCATAAAAACACTTGTCCCTTATGCATCTTCTATCCAAACTAACACCATAAAACTGTGTGACACTGCCCTTGACATAGCCATAGACAGCGCGAAAAACGCTTCTGATATGGTATCTGAGCTAGGGAAAAAGAAAGGAATTACAAAATATGAAGCTGCTGCCATTAAAGACTGCATTACTGATTTGAAAGATGCAGTATATGAGTTGAAGGAAACACTTGGTGCAATGAATCATCTTAATGATCCAGATAAGGAATTTCAATGGGATAATGCTAAGACCTATGCTAGTGCTGTTATAAGTGATGCTAATTCTTGTTTAGATGGTTTATCTGATAGGAAAGTGAATCCTGTTGTGAAGACTAAGATTAGTGGTACCATATCTTATGTTACTAAACTTGCTAGCAATGCTTTGGCTTTTATAAATCACCTTTActga